TAAACGCACCTCAGTTAGTACTCATTAGCTGCGTCATTGCCCCAAGGGCATGAACATTCACAATAGTTCACTAGTATTGATTTGATAGCTACGTTTAGTTCATTCTCTCCAAAATTATTTGTTCACTACCGATTAATCACTCTGATTATCTCATGGTTAATTATCTAAACTTTCCTTAACAACTTCTCAACAAGAACCCAATTTTGTGCTTGTTAATACTTGAACGTGTGTTGACACAAGTTTGCATTCACTTGACGGATTAATATAGTAACCAATAATGTAAAAAGTTGACcaattaatttaaatacatgAACGTGTGTTGACACAATTTTTGTCAAAACCGCACACAAAATTTCCTTCTTTTGCTTAGTATGCAAACTAAAAACACATGGACTACGTACCCTAAAATATTTCACCTATGCTTCAACAAAACGCTTATTACACAAAAGCCTACCAAGTGAAATTGGTTACAATGTTCAAAGAAACTATCCTTCTTCTACACCCTTGAAATAAAAGGATAATATATACAATTTTCTTTAACAACATAATGCATGCATATGAAACAAGCACACACCTTAAGCCAACTCAACATTCtcatcaaaatattaatttaatcaCAGCCGCAAATTCCCAATTAATGCATTTATAAGTAAGTATAAGAATGTTGTTATGTGAATCCATATTAAGACACTTGTTTTTCTTGCAAAAACAAGTAATTAGGCTTCAACTTTCTGAATTATTAAGTAATACCAATTTTTCTACTAGATAAGATTTTATTCCTATATTCAATTAATTCGTTTCTTGCAATTACATTCATTGTTTGTATCTATGTCATTATTCATTATCACTTTCAATTCATGCCACACGTTTTTCACTACACACTCTACCTACAAAAaaatcatgtatatatatgcacacataTAGTTTGATTCTAATAagtcaaaaccaaaaacaaGTCAAACAAATTTAAGCATCATCTATACAATTTGTTATATGCAACATAAGCTCTTACTATTATTTCTAAATTCTTCAAACATTCTACAATCCATCAATTATGGCAATCAATattggaaaaatatttttcatgcTCTTATTTTTATCTTCAATTTTATCAATAGCCTCATCAAGAAAAGGACCATCCTCAAGCAACATAGATTGGTGGTGCAACCAAACACCACATCCTCAACCATGCAAACACTACACAACTCAAATGAACAAacatttcaaaatcaaacatagAGTTGAATTTAGAGGAATGCTTGTTCAATTAGCATTAAAACAAGCTATCATCATgcaaaaagaagcaaaagaaaatTCTTATCAAAATTCATCGGTGCATAAAACGGTTCATGGTGATTGTTTGAAGCTTTTTGAAAACACAATCTTTCACCTAAATCGTACACTTGAAGGCTTAAACAATGCAAACAAAACATGTTCACCACATGATGCACAAACATGGCTCACAACTTCTCTCACAAATATTGAAACATGTAAAAGTGGAGCTTTAGAACTCAATGCTCAAGATTTCAATTTCATTGTGCAAACCAATGTTATTGAGATGATAAGGAATATCTTAGCCATCAATATGCATTTCATGAAACACAACAAAGGTAATATATATAGCAATAATTGTATACTATTGAAAACTAAGCATTTCTCCCctttaaaaattattgaacGGTTTGAGTTTTAACCATGAGTATTTGGCCCACTGGATCGCCGAATCTGGTTCGAGGGTTCTGACATTAACTGGTTTCAACCTCCTCCCGATtgtagttgcggggatcgaaccgtgatccttcCTACCTATTGAATTGTTTatgctattttttattaaagagaaATATTTATAGTATATGATCATACATATGCTAATCGAAATTTCTCGATCCGTCACTgcagaaacaaaagaagggttGTTTCCAAGTTGGTTTTCTAGGCATGAGAAGAAGCTTTTACAGACTAACTCTTCAATAAAGTTCAATCTTGTGGTTGCAAAAGATGGTTCTGGAAACTTTAAGACAGTGCAAGCTGCTCTGGATGCTGCTGCTAAGAGAAAATATAAGACAAGGTTTGTGATACATGTGAAGAAAGGTGTTTATAGAGAGAATATTGAGGTTGCTGTGCATAATGATAATATTATGTTGGTTGGTGATGGAATGCAAAATACTATAATAACAAGTTCTAGAAGTGTTCAAGGAGGTTTTACCACTTATAGCTCTGCAACAGCTGGTGAGTTATATTTTATCTCTTTTCtctttatatgtttttttttttttaattaagcttctaattttaaataattaatcttgAATCGTTTAAATTCAGGCATTGATGGACTTCACTTCATTGCACGCGACATAACCTTCCAAAATACAGCTGGTCTACACAAGGGTCAAGCCGTGGCACTTCGATCAGCCTCAGATCTCTCAGTATTCTACCGATGTGCCATATCAGGTTACCAAGACACCCTCATGACTCATGCACAACGTCAATTTTACCGACAATGCTACATCTATGGCACCGTAGACTTCATATTTGGCAACGCCGCAGTGGTATTCCAAAATTGTAAAATTTTCGCAAGAAAGCCTTTAGATGGTCAAGCTAACATGATCACTGCCCAAGGTCGAGGTGACCCATTCCAAAACACCGGAATTTCATTCCATAATTGTCAAATTATGGCTGCGTCCGATCTAAAGCCTGTCGTCGACAAGTACAATACCTTCTTGGGTCGGCCTTGGCAACAATACGCAAGGGTTATGGTGATGAAAACTTTTATGGACACATTAGTGAGCCCCTTGGGCTGGTCTCCATGGGGTGACACTGATTTTGCTCAAGACACATTGTATTATGGTGAGTATGAAAACTATGGGCCTGGTTCATCAACGGTAAACAGAGTGAAATGGCCTGGTTATCACGTGATAACAAGCCCAAATGAAGCTGCAAAGTTTACTGTTACTGGACTCCTTGCTGGCCCAACATGGTTGGCTACAACTACTGTGCCATTTACTTCTGGGCTTTGATTTGTGTTTCTGGTACAACCATCTCTTCATTACGTCAATTATTGTActaaattatttgtaattatattCATTGTAATTCTTGTAAGAACAATGTTCAATATTCTTTTGTATGTCGTGAGAGATATACAATTATTTATCCTGTTAATTAGGCTCATATAGTCCATTTAAACACTTTAGTGATTGTTCTAAAGTTacgttttaaaataatatttagaattttttccaTTGCGGAAAAAGGAACTCAAAAGACAACAACTAGAGTTTACATGGAAACAGTTCTCAATGGTACTTAAGCCATGAGGCTCTCCGACCTATTCAACTAGTCTAATAGATTGAGCTCTCCTTATATACTTAAGTTCTAACATCAGTGTTTTCATTGAAAGTTTGTCCACAAAAATTGATTACGGTATTCCATTGAATGAACTCATGATATCATGCACGAGTGTTGTATTAGAAGAAAAACTTCAAATGATAAAAGATAGATTTTAAGACTGACATAAACAACACAGTAAAACTTTGAATGCACTAGTGGTGGAATCAGGGGCACAATTAAATGACTTAGATTTGAAGGGGAGTCGAAGGTTCTTTCTGAAGATGAACCAGGGGAGCGTCGAGTACCATCGATAAAGTTGCAATCTTTATTCGAGATAAATTACAGTGTCTAGTGGCAAAGGTCTAGAGTTTTGCGGTTGTGGTTAAAAGAGAGTGACGAGAACACAAATTTTTTCATGGTATGGCATCTAGCAGGAGGAGACAATCCTCTTATGCATCTTGTGGTTGATGGTGAACATATTGATGGGTGGTAAATATCCGTCATGATGTTTACAATCGATCATTTTGACGCGCATTTTCAAGAAAGAAATGTCATCTGGTATATGCCATGGAATTGATTATTGCAGAGAACCAAACAACATTCATCAGAAAACTAAGATGGTAGAGAAAACCTACGATCAAGTTGATTGAAGGATTACATATTAAGAATATGAATCTAAACAATAATGATTTGGAGTTGGTGACAAAACTTACAAGTTCAGcagaaaataaattttcaatatcAGACACATAGGAGACCAAGATCAGGAtttagaatataaaaaataatgattcaTATGATAGGTCAGAGCAACCTAATGCCAAATTTAAATACatgataaaatattaattaagaaaaCTCTACTATTTTCTAACCATGTAATAAGAATGTGAATTACCAAACCCAAGTAGCCTTAATCACATTTTGTTGAATAGCATATAAACAACCAGAAAATGTGTACCTTTGACATAACTAAACAAAAAAGCATATGTTGTTTCTAAGAATGAGAATTGTAAAAATGTCACTTTGAAGCTTTAGCTTATAATGTGAAAATCAGAACAAGAATTCCCAAGAGCACTTTGTAGCCATATCCCAAAGTCaaagaagatgatgaatttGGCCGCCAGCTGCAAATACAAAACAAAGTAAAAAGTTAACAATAAGAGAAAACAAACATGGACGGCCGTTTGTTTCTGGTTTAAAAATGTGATTTCATGATATTCgataatttagaaaaaaaatttaaacatttttaaGAATAGTAAaagttgttgtgtttgtttacCATAATGAAAATCAATTATAATACAAAAATCAACTATCAAAATTCTCAAGAGAAGCTTTGTTGTTTAACAACTCCTCATTCGGAGCAGTTTTTAGGTTACTTTCAGATTTTCATTttcagtaaaaaaataattttgaacagcaaaatattattattaataataatcaggTCTCTCtacaagacgaacagagaccCGTAAAAGAGGGGCTACAAAACAATGGCgccgtatataagcggaacaccgatgaaaataccaaaacagACACTGCCTAATAGAGGTCTACTTCTAATCTCATTCTTAGAAAGACACTCACTCTTCGGCTTCCAGACCACAAGAGaagaaaaaagttaaaaataaactttaagAAACAGgcaataaaacaatataaatcGAAGTTTGAGATGTTACGTTTGAAACTTTTGGAGAGGACCACAATACATAACATTAGATGGTGCAGCGTAATCAGTTTCGCCGGATTCTTCAGGATTGACAACCTTCAGATAAGTTTCTTGACCTAGGTACCACCTGTCTAGGTTTTCTGCTCTCAGATTCCATAATCCAGCATTGTCTAGAGACACAAGAACTGCTGTCCATGCTCCAGGAAAAACCTGTGATTGTGGAAAATATATAGAATTAATTCCGTATTGTTCGAATATTTATAACTTAAGAGACGTCAGTTCAGTGGTAAGAGCTTTGTCTTACGACCTCGAAGGACTGTTGATGTTTTCTCAGAGACAGTTGTTAAATAGTCACTCCTATGGAACTTACCTGAGTTGTGCTGCGAGAAATTGCATCCCATTTATTATAAGAGTTTCTCGAATTTTCTGACCAATTACCATAGTCCATCCTAAATACAagaaagtaattttttaaattatgatCATCGAAAACAATATTGTAATTAGTGACATAATAAAGCGAAAAGGCAATTCTTACCCAACGACAAAAAATGAGTAGCCATCCAGATGAAAGTTTTGAACTGTGGTATCATTGTTTTGCAACACAATCTCAATGAATCCTTTATATGTAGCATTGATAATAGATCGGTCAATCACTGGTGTTCTGTTCATTGGCTTGCTAGGAAAATCGAGCTTATAAACGCCTCTTAAATGCTTTTGATCAGCAAGGCGAAAAGGAACATCAGGCTTACGGAATGAGATTCCGTTAATGATAGCGCGTGTATTGCCGTTGATCTTCACTGGCGGTGTAACCTTTAAGATGTAAGTGTCGGTTATATTGATACTGCCGTAATGAAAGGATCCTTGAGGGTTAGGACGAGCTCCACTGGATGATGTGTTTACCCTGCTCAATAACATTACGGAGAAATCAATTCATCGAAGTTAACTGATATGTAAAATCATCAAGAACAAAATACAGAAATCAAAATAGCACTCCAGTTAATCATTTCGTCTAGTAGAATTATTTATAACTAGATGCTATGGAATTTTGGATAGTGGTTATAATCCTCTACAAACCTGATACTTCTTGCTTGGTTCATTGATGCACCCGGGTTATACAAATCATCTGGTGCTGGAGGCAAAGGACCGGTTACTGCACCCTTGGaatttttatagtgtaaaaCTGCAACACCTGTAACCTTCTGCCACAATGATTCATTCACAAACCTAGCACTCGCAACAATGTAGTAGTCTGTACTTGCGTTCTGGTCGGTTGAGAGcagaaaagagaaagactggCCAGCATGAATATCAAAGTTGGTGTAATTTTGCTGAATTGTGTAGTATCCCTCCGTTTCTACCAGAAATAGATTATGATTTTGAATTCGGAAGTTCAAACTAGTTGAAATTCCAACATTATGGACACGAACTCGGTACGTCTTTCCtgcaaaatatatttattgttctAGTCAGAATTCAAACTACTCCAATTCCAACAacttacagtaaaatataagataaaaaaataactcaaaaataatgtggaaaaaaagagaaaataatgtgTTTCATGTTCTAACAGAAACCTTTACAGCAAGAGAAACAAACAAGCTACTTTGAAGTTAGCAAACTAGTCAAACCAATATGCCTAAGAAACCAGTAGAAAGAATGAAAGGCACCAAAATTGTCCACGTCTATCTAGCACTGACACTTCATTTTGAAGGTGTGTCTGGTGTCGGAAACATGGCAGTGTCCAACGCGACAATGTGGTCAGGTAACATGTTCAATCACTTACATTAGGTCAAATTATTACATCTGTCTATTTGTAAGTGTTGGTATTGTGTCCTGTGTCCGTGTTTGTGCTTCATGTGTTAGCATTATTATATGGcttgaaaacaaaaatggtGAAGATGACTAACACCAAAGTGTACAATAAAAGGCAATGCCGACATAAATACCTGGAAcaacatcaattttttcatGATCTATGCCATTAGGTACAAGAGTATTATTGTACTGATAAGGTCCCTTCCCGTTGATAAGAACACCATCTGGAATTCCAAGGGCTTTTCCAGCATTAAGTTTTGATCTTAAATCCTATATTTATCAAGGAAACATGCACAAAAGTACTCAAAAATCAATCACAACTTATAAAATTTCGAATCACCAATATTTACAAAAGAAAGGTTTAACGAAGAACGATAACTAACCACATGGTTCTGTTTATACCAATCACCAATCATAATGAAAATTTCATCATACGGCTTCGCAAAAGGAATTGGAATAACATCTCTATTGTTGATAACAAAAGGACCAAATCCACCAGAAGCTCTTTGGAAATTAGTAGAAGGGGAGTAAAAGAAACTCCCGATTTGATCCTTGACTTGAAACTGATATGTCCAATTCCATTTAGGAGGAATCGGACAATTAGTACCAAGAACTCCATCTTGCCACGAGTTTCTCCGCATTTGAATACCAGGCCTGCCACAAACATTTTTTGTCAAATCTGATAGATTGCAAACTATACGAACAACAGCTATGTTATTTGAACATTAAAATACAAACATTGTATCTGACACGTAAGTGTTTATCTCCATCTCTCTTACTTTTTATACAGCTTATACACATttcaaaaatacataaaatcaAAGAAATTGCATTAGACATcataatttcaatttcaaaaaatcatttttctatGAACAATGGAAAAATGAAGCAAAACATTGCAATGTAACAGTGATATACTAACCATGTAATGAGAATATCTTCATCCAACTTATTGAACACATTCACAGTTAGATGATTATTGGTTGTAACATTGATCAAAGGTCCTGGAAATTGTCCATTAATAGCTATAACCTGCAATCAGATTTAAGCCAAATTATCATCTAAATCAACAATATACTATAGGAACCTTTCAAACCTATAATTATACAgtgattattatattattattattaaatcatATTTGTGAGGTAAATAAgcttcaattaaaaaatttagggCAAATCCAACTACAAtaaattagttaaaaaataaacaaatcaaaTGTCTCAGAAATAATCTCCATTGAAATAACACAAGGGCCAAGTCCACTATCAGTTTCAAAATCACAATCACATAGTTTaaagcaaaaaattaaaaaagttgaTAGCTTTTTTCAAATCTACACTTTTCAATATACTTGAAAGGGACTGTTTCATAGccataaataaaacaaaacagaacagaacaaaaattgaagaaaaaataaaaaattgaatatacaGAGAATATTTGACCTATTTTCAACCTCAGAATCAAACAATTACACAATATAATCACAATAATCAAGAAAAATCAACACAAGAAATTGAtcagtgaaagaaaaaaaaaactatactatAACCACTGCATGCTAAGAATGAacgataaaaacaaaaatagatgaaaataaTTGATCAACGCTATTCTAAAACACAGAAACAAACGAAAAAAATGACCCATTTTGATGTTTATGATGACAACCCAATAAAGAACGTTTTTTGAGAAAACCCAAAAGAAACAGACAAAAAAAGGACTCATTTTaacgttttagaaaaaaaaaatcgtagcAAAATGACCCAGATGAAAAACGAAGCTTGAAAGAACG
This portion of the Trifolium pratense cultivar HEN17-A07 linkage group LG3, ARS_RC_1.1, whole genome shotgun sequence genome encodes:
- the LOC123919076 gene encoding pectinesterase-like; the encoded protein is MAINIGKIFFMLLFLSSILSIASSRKGPSSSNIDWWCNQTPHPQPCKHYTTQMNKHFKIKHRVEFRGMLVQLALKQAIIMQKEAKENSYQNSSVHKTVHGDCLKLFENTIFHLNRTLEGLNNANKTCSPHDAQTWLTTSLTNIETCKSGALELNAQDFNFIVQTNVIEMIRNILAINMHFMKHNKETKEGLFPSWFSRHEKKLLQTNSSIKFNLVVAKDGSGNFKTVQAALDAAAKRKYKTRFVIHVKKGVYRENIEVAVHNDNIMLVGDGMQNTIITSSRSVQGGFTTYSSATAGIDGLHFIARDITFQNTAGLHKGQAVALRSASDLSVFYRCAISGYQDTLMTHAQRQFYRQCYIYGTVDFIFGNAAVVFQNCKIFARKPLDGQANMITAQGRGDPFQNTGISFHNCQIMAASDLKPVVDKYNTFLGRPWQQYARVMVMKTFMDTLVSPLGWSPWGDTDFAQDTLYYGEYENYGPGSSTVNRVKWPGYHVITSPNEAAKFTVTGLLAGPTWLATTTVPFTSGL
- the LOC123919077 gene encoding monocopper oxidase-like protein SKS1; translated protein: MGLLRFSPFSLCFFFLHITLFSNLCFSGDPTVYKELHITYATVKPLGIPQKVIAINGQFPGPLINVTTNNHLTVNVFNKLDEDILITWPGIQMRRNSWQDGVLGTNCPIPPKWNWTYQFQVKDQIGSFFYSPSTNFQRASGGFGPFVINNRDVIPIPFAKPYDEIFIMIGDWYKQNHVDLRSKLNAGKALGIPDGVLINGKGPYQYNNTLVPNGIDHEKIDVVPGKTYRVRVHNVGISTSLNFRIQNHNLFLVETEGYYTIQQNYTNFDIHAGQSFSFLLSTDQNASTDYYIVASARFVNESLWQKVTGVAVLHYKNSKGAVTGPLPPAPDDLYNPGASMNQARSIRVNTSSSGARPNPQGSFHYGSINITDTYILKVTPPVKINGNTRAIINGISFRKPDVPFRLADQKHLRGVYKLDFPSKPMNRTPVIDRSIINATYKGFIEIVLQNNDTTVQNFHLDGYSFFVVGMDYGNWSENSRNSYNKWDAISRSTTQVFPGAWTAVLVSLDNAGLWNLRAENLDRWYLGQETYLKVVNPEESGETDYAAPSNVMYCGPLQKFQTWRPNSSSSLTLGYGYKVLLGILVLIFTL